The Dama dama isolate Ldn47 chromosome 11, ASM3311817v1, whole genome shotgun sequence genome segment TGTTATAAAAAGTCAGATAATACGGAAGtgtggaaaggaaaaagtaaaagttcTCTCTCACCAGTCTCCTTAGATCTTACTTCCTGGATATATCCGCTGTTAACAGTTTACCTCTTTTTCTGGCCCTTTTTCTACATGCACATATAGAGGTCATataaatgtacacacacatagacaaatatatgtaaatatttatacatgAACATATAGTTCCTTTtctaaaaattggaggatcatacCATGATATTGTTctgcattttactttttcttttttgacctaATATGTTTAGACACTTTTCATGGCAGGGAACCTATAGCTACCTTACTGTTTCTAAGAGTTGCTTTATTGTCCTTTGGGTAGATGAGTCTGAATTCATTTCACTCATCTCCTAAGATTGGGTCTTAATGTGGCCCTTTAATTCTCGCACACTGTCCTGCCATGGACGTGCCTGTGTGTGGATCACGCTGCCCTGTGTGAGCATCCCTGTGCTGTTGATGGAGCCAGCTCTGGGCAGATGTGCCCTGGCCCCTAATTCCTTGCTCATCCTCGGTCACCTCCACTTTCACCCCTGACTCAGGTCCAAAAGGCGTGATCAATGACTGGCGCCGCTTCAAACAGCTGGAGACAGAGCAGCGGGAGGAGCAGTGCCGGGAGATGGAGAGGCTGATCAAGAAGCTGTCCCTGAGCTGCAGGTCCCATCTGGAcgaagaggaggagcagcagaagCAGAAGGACCTCCAGGAGAAGATCAGTGGGAAGGTAATTAGAAGCACCCCGGCCTCGCTCAGAAGCTACCCCTGATCTCCAGTGTTATTAGCATGGCACCTCACCCGTCTTGTGTAATGTGTGTCGCTGTTGGCTTTACATCTCTTACGCTCACTGCTGGTCCCCCCGCAGATGACTCTGAAGGACTTGACCGTGATGAACGAGGACCAGGACGATGAGGAGTTCCTGCAGCAGTACCGGAAGCAGAGGATGGAAGAGATGCGGCAGCAGCTCTACCAGGGGCCCCAGTTCAAGCAGGTTTTTGAGATCCCCAGCGGAGAAGGGTTCCTGGACATGATCGACAAGGAGCAGAGGAGCACCCTCATCATGGTCCACATTTACGAGGACGGCATCCCGGGGACCGAAGCCATGAACGGTTGCATGCTCTGCCTGGCGGCAGAGTACCCGGCCGTCAAGTTCTGCCGGGTGAGGAGCTCGGTGATCGGGGCCAGCAGCCGCTTCACCAGGAATGCCCTCCCTGCCCTGCTCATCTACAAGGGGGGTGAACTGATTGGCAACTTTGTCCGTGTCACTGACCAGCTGGGGGAAGATTTTTTTGCTGTGGACCTTGAGGCTTTCCTCCAGGAGTTTGGATTGCTCCCAGAAAAGGAAGTTTTGTTGCTAACCTCTGTGCGTAACTCTGCCACCTGCCACAGTGAGGACAGTGATTTAGAAATTGATTGACCATCTGGGCCGGTGGCATAGACCTCTCATGGTTTGGGCTGGGAGACACATGTTCGCgtgtttattttcattcttttgtgtgaTCTTCCggcttttcccccttttcttcatAGTCCCTTCTATGATATGTCAGGTCAAGAAATTCTCCGATCAAATCAGCGTGCTGAATCACCTTGTGGTTCCCcatgaagtgacttaacattGTATAAACAGGAAGCCAGGCTTTTCCACTGTTTACTTAAGATCCTCTAGCGTGACATCTCTGTTATTGTTTCCAGTCAATATTTACATAGCATCCTAAAGACAGTGTCGTGGAAATTGTCTTCAGATGGTCTCAGAGGTCTCTTTGCCAGGTCCGGGAGTATAATCCTATAGTTAGTGTGTTATTTGCAACATAAATACTACATTTCCTTCATCAATGATCATATTATATTCACGTGTAATCAGACTCATCACCATAAAGGGCAGTTAAATTTTTTAACCCTAAGACCCTGTTCTCCCTAGGGTCTTGTTTAAAGGTTCTGGACCACATATGTTTGCCCCATCAACAGGGGTGACCTTTGCTGCTGGAGTCGATGTCCTGCTCAGGTGTTGTTAACTCTACAGTAGGAAGGAAGGATAGAAATGGGCTTTCCTCTTGATGCCGGAAAATCAGCTTGACTTAAAAATTAGAGCTGGGATGGAGCTGggaagcatttttaaagaaagatcttTCAATAAGATACCCCTGCTCaccttttctctgtttctcttttatttaacaaggtaaaaatttttttttatttgtttaatgtagcttttgttaatttttttaaatattggaaaAGTAACCAatatttaagaaaggaaaatttaccaaaatacagaagcaaaaaaaagaaaattagaatacTCTCTAACCTTACTACCTAGGATAAAACACTATTAATATTTTGGGatatttccttccaaggtgtTTTCTTTGTATACACAGacattttgtgtgtttattgTTAAAACAATGGGATCATTCTGAACATACTGTTTTATAGTATGGTCAGCTAATATATCAAATGTTTTTCTGTGTTAGTAAATACTCTTTTACAACATTTTAAAGTTGCTGTTTATTCCAGTGTATAGATGTGCTGTAATTTGCTGGTGGTTGTCTCTTAAAAACAACCTTTTAAGAGGTAGTTcctcttaaaaaggaaaacagcaaAGACTTTTTATTCAAAAAGTAATTGATGTTCATTGTAGAAAATGTAACAATAATTGTTAAACTAAAAAGATGTAAAAAGCCTTATAATTCCACCAACCAAAAATAATCCCTGTTATCATTTTACAGGTATCTTGCTGGTCTTCTTTCTGTGTGTTTATGATAATGATTGTCTTTTGAGtttttttcctcttacttttTTACTTTGAACTATGTACATTGTAGGGTCAGGAAAAATATAATCTGTTAATTAAATGTTAGCTTTAAAGTTCAGTTTTGCTTTTCCTGGCTTTTTAGGAATTGACTAACTGTAATAGGGTCTTGACAGTATCTCTTGTAGTTAACCAGAAAAAGAAACTGCatggtgttttttttaattaaaaaaagcttATTGTAGAAAGTATTTGGGAAGTATAGAAATTAGAAACAGAGACAGCTATTGTCAATGTTCTTGTTTATTTCCTTCCagctttttcaatatttttagtaATATTGAGAGCTTATTGAATTTAATTCTATGTTTTGTTTAACTTAATGTTGTATCATAAATGCTTTGACATgttaaattctaaataaataacttttaatggcCTCATAATATTTCATCATTTGGATAGGCCATACTTTATTTAACCAGTTCCTTGATATTGGATATTTAGATTCTTAGCTTTTGGCTAAAACAAGTAGCATCTTTGTATTTGGGGCtatattttggatcattttcatagTATAGACTTCTAGAAGAGGAATTATTGGGtaatagaaatgttttaaaagcttttataagCCATCTTTGGTTCTCATTGGAAATGAAAACATGCTCTCCCAGCACCTTGACTTTGCCTTTCAAGAACAGAAATTCTGGGATAACGTGAATAGACATGGAATGGGGAAATCCTGTCCTAGGGGAAGTACAAACAGCACAGGCTTTGGAGCCAGACAGATCAAATCCTCTCTGTTCCTCACTGGTGGTGGAACTTCTGGTGAGGCACCTAGCCTTCTTGAAACTCAATTTCCTCACCTTGGCAATGGGAACAACAGTGCTTCATGGATTGTTCAGTTGTTTTCCATGTGTGATCCCAGAACTGCAGTGTCAGCTTCActggggaacttgttagaaatgcaaaatctcaGGCTTCCCCCTGGACTAACTGCATCAGAAATTCTGGGAGTGGCCCAGCACACTTttcacaagccctccaggtggttCAAGTTTGAGGATCTCCAACCTGTTGATTAAGGTGAGTGACAGCAGCTGTCAAAACAAGGGTTCACTgctgttgtttccttttttattggaAGGAGTTGAAACAGAAGAGCATTCAGGTCACTTCTCTTTGTTTACACGATCCTCCTTTTTGGTCATGGACTTGGGAGAAGGAATGAGAAACCAATACTTGTCTATTACAAATTATCTCAGTAGTTTTCCAGATTGCACTTTCCTCTGGAATGAAAATCCCATGAAGGCATGGAATTTATTTTCCTCCCTGTGTATGGCATAGCCTCTATTCACTCTGGGACTAGGCTGACATTTACAGGTTTGTGGGCAAGATAGAGAATCCTTccacacctcagtttcctcatctgagaagTGCGGATGAGTAACATGAGTCAATTCATAAAATACCTAGTCAGCCTTCAAATAAGTGCTGTTTTTATGATCCCCAGCACCCACAATGGTGCCTGGCACTTGGTAAGAATTGAGTGTTTAATAATGACTATAAGGGCTCATTGAAGGCCATATCCTTTCATGCTAAGTAATGTTTGAAAGATGAAACCAAGACTTTGCAGAGTTAAGTAACAATTCCAAGTTACACAGCTAGAGGGCAGGACAAGGTTTAAACTCAGGCCTGTGGCATTCCAAAATGTATACTATTTCCATGATGCTTGTTCTtagcaaagaaagcaaaatgaccaaatgtcaataaaatgatcgattagaaaaaaagagagtggAGAGAACAGGTTGGAGGAGGAGAAACAGAATTTTTGGAAGTGAGAAAAAGATATGAAGCTGGGTGGAGACCTGGGTCTTCCAGGCCTACCTGTGTTTCACATCAGAACCTTTTctgtctggggacttccctggtggtccagtggctaagactccatgatcccaatgcagaggacctgggtttgatccctggtcaggaaactagatcccacataccacaactaaaaatcccacatgccacaattaagacctagagcaaccaaataaaaaacaaaaaacaacctttCCATCTTGACTGTGGCTATGACCAGCCATGTACCCCCTGAGGTGTCCCCCTTTCCTCCAAAAATTCCTTCTTCCCAAATTCCCGTTACACCCCTGGCCACACTGCCACCCACATCTGGCTCTGAGTGGCAATGATCAGGAGTACAGTCAGCATGAACTCCAGTCCTCTTCCTGACCAGTTGTGTGCTGTTAGGTaagtctcttcctcttcctggacTTCCATTTCCCCTCTTGTAAGATGAGGGGTTGcattagatgattttttttaagacatgTTGAGCTCTCAGATTTTATGAATCAatgaatttttaagaaatctacTGTCACCATCATGCTATCATATTGCATTTGGTTTAATTTAATGAACAATGTAAGGTTTTTCCTAAGTTGTGAAATGTGAAAAGTCCCGGTGACTTAAATAAGTCACAAGGTGACTTGTCTCCTTTTCCCATAGGATAACCCCATCTTCAGTGTGTGTAGTTGCCTAAGTATTTGTTTATACATTAGACTATGAAGTCTCTGGGGACGGGGACTGCGTCTCACCATTTCTGTTGTCTGGTCTGAGATCATAAGTGGTGGCTGCTTAAGTGGGGAAAATCCCCAAGGTTGTAATAGGCTGGAATTCACCACAGTGGGCTAGAAGACTATAAGTCATATAACTTTTGGTGCAGacatgttatatatttttaatcagagAGATTAAAATGTCTGCTCACTGAGACCCAGATAAGTTCAAATCAAGCCCTCAGCTCTGCCAAAGCCTGTAGAAATACTGGTTATAATCCAATACGATCACACGGTGGCAGCAGAGGAGAGGgaacaaatagtttttttttttgttttcctgttaaaTTAGAAGAGCACAGACTTTGGATTTGAGACATGTGGGTGATGTCTGGCACCATACAcgaatcattttattttctttctttttttcggAGGTGGGGCAGGCTGAGCAGCTtgcgggatctcagtttccccaccagggactgaacctggactgTAGCAGTGAAAAGTGGGAATCCTAACTGCCAGGTCACCAGGGGACTCTGTGAATCATTTTACAGAATTTGTTTTTAGGAAAGAGAATCAGGAAGTACTACATTCACATGATTTATTAATGAGTAAcgaagaaaacaaatattgtttCAGGAATAAACATACATACACTTAACTTTCACATTATGGTCAGTGGAGGCTGAGGGAAAGTCTGGccagggagagaagagggagcaCTGGTTTCCTGCCAGGCCCAAGTCCGGAGTCCCAAGCACCTGAGCTCAGGGAACAGCCTTCATGTCCAGATCCCAAAGCCCATGACTTCTTGTCTCTGCCTCCCTTGCTGGTAGCGATGAGAGTTACCAGCATGCGTTTTGACTTACTTTGTGCCAGGTCATTGTGCTAAGCCCTTAGATAATTCTCATAACAACCCCAGGGAGATAGTATCACTCTCATTTTATAGTTAAGCAATTTGCCCAAAATCAATCATCTAGTAAAGTCGGGACTTAAACACAACCTTGGAGTTCCGGAGTCAGAATCTTAGTACGCTCTAATAATGTTCACCCAAAAAGACTTCTGGAAAGAGATAAGGGGTGCCTGTCCAGCGACTGGTGtaatgggctgaattgtgtccaccCCAAATtagtatgttgaagtcctaaccaaaCCTCCCTATCCCCTGCCACCGCATGTGACTGTAGCTGGAGACTACAGGAAGTAATCAAGGTtgaatgaggtcatgagggtggggccctaatcTGAGAGGACTGGTGTCCATacaggaagagagctctcaccagaaaccaaaccTGATGGAACCTTGACCTTTAAGGGACTTCCAGCCTTtaaaacagtgagaaataaatgtctactATTTAAGTCACCCactctatggtattttgttatagtagccAAAACTAAGACACTGATTCCTGTGATCTCTACAAATTCAATAGTGAAGAGAAAAATAGGATTCCTCAGACTTATTTCAAAGGAGAGTTGGCAAGTATATGACTGTTATTAGCATAGCCAATACCATCTTACAGTTTCTCCTACCCTTCTACTGACCCTACCCAGGACTCGATTGTTCAGTGAATCACTTCTCTGTTGTCAAGGGCTTTGTATGTAATAGATATTGTTTCATAATCATTAGGACCAGGTAGCCTCTGTGCTCTGTTTGTCCCCAAACAATGATGAAAATCTTCCTTGATGAGTTCCCAGGAACTATGAAGCTAATTACTCATTCataaatcagaaaactaagatcatggcatctggtcccatcacttcatggcagatagatggggaaacagtggaaacagtggctgactttatttttgggggctccaaaatcactgcagatggtgattgcagccatgaaatttaaagacgcttactccttggaaggaaagttataaccaacctagacagcatattaaaaagcagagacattactttgccaacaaaggtccatctagtcaaggctatggtttttccagtggtcatgtatggatgtgagagttggactataaagaaagctgagcaccaaagaattgatgcttttgaactgtggtgttggagaagactcttgagagtcccttggattgcaaggagatccaaccagtccatcctaaaggagatcagtcctgggtgttctttggagggactgatgttgaagctgaaactccagtactttggccacctgatgtgaagagctgactcattggaaaagaccctgatgctgggagagattgagggcaggaggagaaggagatgacagaggatgagatggttggatggcatcatcgactcgatggacatgggtttgggtggactccgggagttggtgatggacagggaggcctggtgtgctgcgattcatggggtcgcaaagagtcggacacgactgagcgactgaactgaactgaactgaaatcctaGGAATGCATGTCCTGTTTCTGAGCACCTGCTGCCATGccctatgtgcttagtcactcagtcatgtctgactttttgcaaccccatggactgtagcccactaggcccctctgtccatggggattctctaggcaagaatactggagtaggttgccatgccctccttcagggctcCCATGCTCTAGGTTAACTATAAAATTCTCCCAATGTCCCCTCGATGATGCAGGGTTCAGCTTCGAGTGCTTCTGGATCCTTTTCTGCCAATCACACCTGGTGAGTAAGTTGCCCTACAATAAACTCATTTGTTGATTATTTGGAACTGCCTGCCTCTTTTTTCAGTCTGAAGATGCCTTCTCAGTTTGGTGGGCACT includes the following:
- the PDCL gene encoding phosducin-like protein yields the protein MTTLDDKLLGEKLQYYYSSSEEEDSDHEDKDGGRGALAGGSTPADADLAGEGISVNTGPKGVINDWRRFKQLETEQREEQCREMERLIKKLSLSCRSHLDEEEEQQKQKDLQEKISGKMTLKDLTVMNEDQDDEEFLQQYRKQRMEEMRQQLYQGPQFKQVFEIPSGEGFLDMIDKEQRSTLIMVHIYEDGIPGTEAMNGCMLCLAAEYPAVKFCRVRSSVIGASSRFTRNALPALLIYKGGELIGNFVRVTDQLGEDFFAVDLEAFLQEFGLLPEKEVLLLTSVRNSATCHSEDSDLEID